From Enterococcus wangshanyuanii, the proteins below share one genomic window:
- a CDS encoding DUF1054 domain-containing protein — translation MLMFTEKDFDVFTIEGLDQRMEGIRAVIQPKFQELDDYFAEQLGEQLETEFFVHIAQHRRRTVYPPENTWSALSQKKRGYKMDAHFQLGIWPDYLFMWLSLIDNPKNEKEIAQAFLDNQKLFKQLPDDFYVSIDHTQPQIERLNEADLEKILVRFRDVKKGEFQIGRIIEKTDPLLNDPNKAREYMLQTYEALLPLYQLAKKHQ, via the coding sequence ATGTTGATGTTTACTGAAAAAGATTTTGACGTATTTACAATAGAAGGCTTAGATCAAAGAATGGAAGGCATTCGGGCAGTGATCCAGCCGAAGTTTCAAGAACTGGATGACTATTTTGCAGAACAATTAGGAGAACAGTTGGAAACAGAATTTTTTGTGCATATCGCGCAACATCGCCGTAGAACTGTCTATCCGCCTGAAAATACATGGTCTGCTTTGAGTCAGAAAAAGCGCGGCTATAAAATGGACGCTCATTTCCAATTGGGTATTTGGCCGGATTACTTATTTATGTGGCTGTCGTTGATCGATAACCCCAAAAATGAAAAAGAAATCGCTCAGGCCTTTTTAGACAATCAAAAATTATTTAAACAATTGCCGGATGATTTCTATGTATCGATCGATCATACTCAGCCTCAAATTGAACGCTTGAATGAAGCTGATTTAGAAAAAATCCTTGTTCGTTTTAGAGATGTGAAAAAGGGTGAGTTTCAAATTGGCCGAATCATTGAAAAAACAGATCCCTTACTGAATGATCCAAACAAGGCACGTGAATATATGCTACAAACCTATGAAGCATTGCTACCGTTATATCAATTAGCTAAAAAACATCAGTAA
- the rpsD gene encoding 30S ribosomal protein S4, which produces MSRYTGPSWKISRRLGISLSGTGKELARRPYKPGQHGPNSRGKVSEYGMQLTEKQKLRHMYGMNERQFVNLFIKASKIKEGKHGVNFMILLEQRLDNVVYRLGLATTRRQARQLVNHGHITVDGKRVDIPSYHVEVGQVISVREKSQNVVTIKDAVESTVGRPAFVSFDAEKLEGSFTRLPERDELYLDIDEALVVEYYNQKL; this is translated from the coding sequence ATGTCACGTTATACAGGACCATCATGGAAAATCTCTCGTCGTCTAGGTATCTCTCTATCAGGAACTGGTAAAGAACTAGCACGTCGCCCATACAAACCAGGACAACACGGACCAAACAGCCGTGGTAAAGTTTCTGAATACGGTATGCAATTAACTGAAAAACAAAAATTACGTCATATGTACGGTATGAACGAACGTCAATTCGTTAACTTGTTTATCAAAGCAAGCAAGATCAAAGAAGGTAAACACGGGGTTAACTTCATGATCTTACTAGAACAACGTTTAGATAACGTCGTTTACCGTTTAGGTCTTGCGACTACTCGTCGTCAAGCTCGTCAATTAGTAAACCACGGCCACATCACTGTAGATGGCAAACGTGTAGATATCCCTTCATACCACGTTGAAGTTGGTCAAGTGATCTCTGTTCGTGAAAAATCTCAAAACGTTGTAACAATCAAAGACGCTGTTGAATCAACTGTTGGACGTCCAGCATTTGTAAGCTTTGACGCTGAAAAATTAGAAGGTAGCTTCACTCGTTTACCAGAACGTGATGAATTATACCTTGATATCGACGAAGCGCTTGTCGTTGAATACTACAACCAAAAACTTTAA
- a CDS encoding GNAT family N-acetyltransferase, producing MELVINRNLIFAQNQRLETERLILRPVTLEDAKEMHEYASDEETVTYVFPLHQTLKDTKESIANYFVSAPLGKYGIELKETGQFIGTIDLRVEEQHHNGEIGYTLNKKFWGKGYVPEAANELLRLGFGDLKLIRICAVHDIDNPKSGRVMEKIGMKVEGTIPNARLWKGKVVTDVLRGITVEEWQQLHG from the coding sequence ATGGAATTAGTAATCAACCGAAACTTGATTTTTGCTCAGAACCAACGTCTGGAAACTGAGCGTTTGATTTTACGACCGGTGACACTGGAGGATGCGAAAGAGATGCATGAGTATGCATCGGATGAGGAAACAGTCACCTATGTTTTCCCGCTGCATCAAACACTCAAAGACACCAAAGAAAGTATTGCAAATTATTTTGTCAGTGCTCCTTTAGGAAAGTATGGTATAGAATTGAAAGAAACTGGGCAGTTTATCGGGACGATCGATCTACGGGTTGAAGAGCAGCATCATAATGGTGAAATTGGGTATACGCTGAATAAAAAATTCTGGGGCAAAGGTTATGTACCGGAAGCTGCAAATGAACTACTTCGTCTCGGTTTTGGAGACCTCAAGCTGATTCGGATTTGCGCGGTTCATGATATCGACAATCCAAAATCCGGACGGGTAATGGAGAAAATCGGGATGAAAGTTGAAGGCACCATTCCTAATGCTCGGCTGTGGAAAGGCAAAGTTGTCACTGATGTTCTAAGAGGAATCACGGTTGAAGAATGGCAACAGCTGCATGGATAA
- a CDS encoding ABC transporter ATP-binding protein, with translation MNAIEFSAVDKKFLDGDTMIEALKETNFSVEKGKFVAVIGPSGSGKSTFLTLAGGLQTPTSGEVKINNAPFSQENEKKRAKIRFDEIGFILQASNLVPFLTVEKQLRLVDKVKKVKTDTAKVNELLTQLGIEKLKRKYPDEISGGERQRVAIARALYNDPSIILADEPTASLDSERAFEVVKILARETKEKNKATIMVTHDQRLIEYCDDVFVMKDGVLTKQ, from the coding sequence ATGAACGCAATTGAGTTTTCAGCTGTGGATAAAAAATTTCTTGATGGAGATACAATGATCGAAGCATTAAAAGAAACCAACTTTTCTGTTGAAAAAGGGAAATTTGTAGCAGTGATCGGTCCGAGTGGCTCCGGAAAAAGTACATTTTTGACCCTTGCAGGTGGGCTTCAAACCCCAACGAGTGGAGAAGTTAAAATCAATAATGCTCCTTTTAGTCAGGAAAATGAAAAGAAGAGAGCTAAGATTCGTTTTGACGAAATCGGTTTTATTCTACAGGCATCAAATTTAGTGCCGTTTCTAACTGTGGAAAAACAGCTTCGTTTAGTGGATAAAGTAAAAAAGGTAAAAACTGATACCGCTAAAGTGAATGAGTTATTAACACAGCTGGGGATAGAGAAATTAAAACGCAAGTACCCTGATGAAATTTCTGGAGGAGAACGTCAGCGTGTAGCAATTGCTAGAGCTTTGTACAATGATCCTTCGATCATTTTAGCAGATGAACCAACAGCTAGTTTAGACTCCGAGCGGGCGTTTGAAGTAGTCAAGATCTTGGCTAGAGAAACCAAAGAAAAAAACAAAGCCACGATCATGGTAACTCATGACCAGCGGTTGATCGAATATTGTGACGACGTCTTCGTGATGAAAGATGGCGTGCTTACGAAGCAATAG
- the trpA gene encoding tryptophan synthase subunit alpha, whose protein sequence is MKTLTKHLKTKQQNDETIFVPYIMAGAQGLDQLESEISLLSEAGASAIELGIPFSDPVADGPVIQAAGLRALQKEVSLTKIIAKLKKIQTQTPLVLMTYFNPIFYFGLETFIQELQETNVKGLIIPDLPFEHQELIKPLLKESDIALIPLIALTTPKKRIVELVEAGEGFIYAVAVNGVTGVGREYQASLDQHLAYIQSISDKPVLAGFGVSTKEHVERFRRNCAGVIVGSKIVQLLSEGKTIEVEKFVKSVF, encoded by the coding sequence ATGAAAACATTGACCAAGCATTTAAAAACAAAACAACAGAATGATGAAACGATTTTTGTCCCGTATATCATGGCGGGGGCACAAGGTTTGGATCAGTTGGAGAGTGAAATTTCTCTACTTTCTGAGGCGGGTGCTAGTGCGATTGAATTGGGGATTCCATTTTCAGATCCAGTGGCAGATGGACCTGTTATTCAAGCCGCGGGGCTGCGTGCACTGCAAAAAGAAGTATCTCTGACAAAGATCATCGCTAAATTAAAAAAAATCCAAACCCAGACGCCATTAGTTTTAATGACATATTTCAACCCAATTTTTTATTTTGGATTAGAAACATTCATCCAAGAATTACAGGAAACCAATGTCAAAGGCCTGATCATTCCGGATTTGCCGTTTGAACATCAAGAATTAATAAAACCTCTTTTGAAAGAAAGTGATATTGCTTTGATTCCACTAATTGCATTAACGACACCAAAAAAACGGATCGTTGAGTTGGTGGAAGCTGGCGAAGGGTTTATTTACGCAGTGGCGGTCAATGGTGTGACTGGTGTCGGTAGGGAGTACCAAGCTTCTCTGGATCAACATTTAGCTTACATCCAAAGTATCAGTGATAAACCTGTTCTTGCTGGATTCGGCGTTTCTACCAAGGAGCATGTTGAACGGTTTAGACGAAATTGCGCCGGAGTGATCGTGGGGAGTAAAATTGTTCAATTGTTGAGTGAAGGAAAAACGATCGAAGTTGAAAAGTTTGTTAAATCTGTCTTTTAG
- a CDS encoding ABC transporter permease produces the protein MFLAWNEITRSKLRYALIISVMFLISYLVFFLTGLAYGLAQDNRTAVDKWQADGIVLSDESNTNINMSMIPLKSLDDVNAKEKAALGQTAAVIQLDKKGAEKVNASFFGINKDEFLMPNIIEGRAFNNDDETVVNNSLKEENNFKLGDTIKLAGNDKKLKIVGFTENAKFNVAPVLYVSINAFQEIRFEKADTSENARINAIVVRAKEGAMKNVELTGNDLKSYGIQTFINKLPGYNAQVLTFGFMIGFLIVIAAIVIGIFIYVLTMQKATIFGIMKAQGISGKYISISVIVQTFVLAVLGIAIGLLGTVGTSLVLPTAVPFQSNWVFFLVIGGAMLVIAVLGALFSVRTIVKIDPLKAIG, from the coding sequence ATGTTTTTAGCATGGAATGAAATCACCCGTTCAAAATTACGATATGCACTGATCATCAGTGTGATGTTTTTAATCTCGTACTTAGTTTTTTTCTTAACAGGTTTAGCCTACGGTTTGGCGCAAGACAATCGGACAGCTGTGGATAAATGGCAGGCGGATGGAATCGTCTTATCAGATGAATCCAATACGAATATCAATATGTCGATGATTCCGTTAAAATCTCTTGACGATGTGAACGCCAAAGAAAAGGCGGCATTAGGGCAAACGGCAGCTGTGATTCAGCTGGATAAAAAAGGTGCTGAGAAAGTCAATGCCAGCTTCTTTGGCATCAATAAAGATGAATTTTTGATGCCGAATATCATTGAAGGAAGAGCATTCAATAATGACGATGAAACAGTTGTAAATAATAGTCTGAAAGAAGAAAACAACTTTAAACTAGGGGATACGATCAAGCTTGCCGGCAATGACAAGAAACTTAAAATCGTCGGTTTTACAGAGAATGCCAAGTTTAATGTTGCACCAGTTTTGTATGTCTCGATTAATGCTTTTCAGGAAATTCGTTTTGAAAAAGCCGATACTTCTGAAAATGCTCGAATCAATGCAATCGTCGTTCGTGCAAAAGAGGGTGCAATGAAGAATGTCGAGTTAACTGGGAATGATTTAAAAAGTTATGGAATTCAAACATTTATCAATAAGCTTCCAGGCTATAATGCTCAGGTTTTGACTTTTGGGTTCATGATCGGCTTTTTGATCGTGATTGCGGCGATCGTCATAGGAATCTTTATTTATGTACTGACGATGCAAAAAGCAACGATTTTCGGCATCATGAAAGCACAAGGGATCTCTGGAAAATACATTTCAATTTCGGTCATCGTTCAAACCTTTGTACTAGCAGTGCTAGGAATCGCAATTGGATTATTGGGAACAGTGGGTACATCACTTGTCTTACCAACGGCCGTTCCATTTCAAAGTAACTGGGTATTTTTCTTAGTCATTGGCGGAGCAATGCTGGTGATTGCCGTTTTAGGTGCACTGTTTTCTGTGCGGACGATCGTGAAGATCGATCCATTAAAAGCAATTGGTTGA
- the trpD gene encoding anthranilate phosphoribosyltransferase produces MKRLLEKVFAREHLTRQEAQQMAEKMFEGEMTDSQIAAFLTALKCKGETAEEMAGIAETIQGKAVKITCDAHNVMDNCGTGGDQSGSFNISTTAAFVLAAGGVTVAKHGNRSISSKSGSADIFECLGLDLSLLPAKLSTLLNEVGLAFLFAPHMHPKMNYVMKVRKELGTPTILNLIGPLTNPVTLESQLMGTYRRDLLEETAKTLGGLGRKRAIVVNGSGGMDEASLAGTTHFALLENSTISMHEIRPEEFGFTRLPLSAIRGGTAEQNTEILLSILKNQVSPYLDTVLLNAGLGFFSNGKVSTVKEGISLAKECVSSGAAFDKLQQLIRMQKEVA; encoded by the coding sequence ATGAAACGACTACTTGAGAAAGTTTTTGCACGTGAACATTTGACACGTCAAGAGGCTCAGCAAATGGCAGAAAAAATGTTTGAAGGAGAAATGACAGACAGTCAAATCGCTGCTTTTTTAACGGCGTTGAAATGCAAAGGGGAGACTGCAGAAGAGATGGCGGGAATTGCTGAAACCATTCAAGGAAAAGCTGTTAAGATCACGTGTGACGCTCACAATGTGATGGATAACTGTGGTACAGGCGGCGATCAGTCTGGGAGTTTCAATATTAGTACGACAGCTGCTTTTGTTCTAGCAGCAGGAGGAGTAACCGTTGCAAAGCATGGCAATCGAAGTATTTCCAGTAAATCAGGAAGCGCGGATATTTTTGAGTGCTTGGGACTTGATTTGTCCTTGCTTCCAGCCAAGTTAAGCACATTACTCAACGAGGTAGGATTAGCTTTTCTATTTGCCCCTCATATGCATCCCAAAATGAACTATGTGATGAAGGTTCGTAAAGAGCTAGGGACACCCACTATTCTAAATTTGATCGGGCCCTTGACGAATCCGGTTACTTTAGAGTCACAATTGATGGGAACTTATCGGCGAGACTTGCTGGAAGAGACAGCTAAAACACTTGGAGGCTTAGGACGGAAACGGGCAATCGTCGTTAATGGATCTGGCGGCATGGATGAAGCGTCTTTAGCAGGAACGACCCATTTCGCGTTATTGGAAAATAGTACGATTTCTATGCATGAGATCAGACCTGAAGAATTTGGTTTTACTCGTTTGCCGTTATCAGCTATTCGTGGTGGAACTGCCGAACAAAATACAGAAATTCTGCTGTCTATTTTGAAAAATCAGGTTAGTCCTTATTTAGATACGGTTCTATTGAATGCTGGATTAGGATTTTTTAGTAATGGAAAAGTGAGTACGGTCAAAGAAGGAATTTCTTTAGCAAAAGAGTGTGTTTCCAGTGGCGCAGCATTTGATAAATTACAGCAATTGATTCGTATGCAAAAGGAGGTAGCATAG
- a CDS encoding phosphoribosylanthranilate isomerase translates to MKVKICGLKTKKQVDTAVKNGADYLGFVFAESKRKISPDEVREITKDVPETVKKVGVMVAPKYEEAERIIQQAKLDMLQIHGMVATDQYSVPIIQAISVDGDEQIKRIQAATTDYLLFDAPPQEFVGGNGQVFDWEKLALDQLTDKKIVIAGGLTIENVQEAKRMFSPYAVDVSSGVETDGIKDLKKISAFLKKAKEENNV, encoded by the coding sequence ATGAAAGTCAAAATATGCGGCTTAAAAACAAAGAAGCAGGTGGATACAGCAGTCAAAAATGGCGCAGACTATCTTGGATTTGTTTTTGCCGAAAGTAAACGAAAGATCAGTCCAGATGAAGTCAGAGAAATCACGAAAGATGTGCCGGAAACAGTCAAAAAAGTCGGCGTCATGGTTGCACCGAAATACGAAGAAGCTGAACGAATTATTCAACAAGCAAAATTAGATATGCTCCAGATCCATGGGATGGTAGCGACGGATCAGTACTCTGTTCCAATCATTCAGGCGATCTCTGTCGATGGCGATGAGCAAATCAAGAGGATCCAAGCTGCGACGACCGACTATTTACTTTTCGATGCGCCGCCACAAGAGTTTGTTGGTGGAAATGGACAAGTATTCGATTGGGAAAAACTAGCTCTGGATCAGTTAACAGACAAAAAAATAGTTATTGCTGGCGGATTGACGATCGAAAATGTTCAAGAAGCGAAACGAATGTTTTCACCATATGCGGTAGATGTTTCCAGCGGAGTTGAAACGGATGGAATAAAGGATTTAAAAAAAATCAGCGCCTTTTTAAAGAAGGCGAAGGAGGAAAACAATGTATAA
- a CDS encoding DUF2247 family protein translates to MELIDLKNNQVSYTWETIYIGVNQKFFESKIISDYAIELLENGDEDDFTIELAWGIDSNNLQQVLFELKNRYFPDLEEGSEKYKIEERKLRFVYLSKLNEAVNDTDDLLKKIAEFYGNNGYPEDMAEFINYMPQEKPTSKEDLVNRFHQFLSLEKNKIKQK, encoded by the coding sequence ATGGAACTAATAGATTTAAAAAACAATCAAGTAAGTTATACTTGGGAAACAATCTATATCGGAGTTAATCAAAAGTTCTTTGAATCAAAAATAATTTCCGATTATGCAATAGAATTGCTGGAAAATGGTGATGAAGATGACTTTACTATCGAGCTAGCTTGGGGTATTGATTCTAATAATTTACAACAAGTATTATTTGAATTAAAAAATCGATACTTTCCTGATTTAGAAGAAGGCAGTGAGAAATATAAAATAGAAGAACGAAAACTTAGATTCGTTTATCTTTCTAAACTAAACGAAGCAGTTAATGATACTGATGATTTATTAAAAAAAATAGCAGAATTTTATGGAAATAATGGCTACCCAGAAGATATGGCTGAATTTATAAATTATATGCCTCAAGAAAAACCTACTTCAAAAGAAGATTTAGTCAATAGATTTCACCAATTTTTAAGTTTGGAAAAAAATAAAATAAAACAAAAATGA
- the trpB gene encoding tryptophan synthase subunit beta, whose product MYKQPIEGFYGEFGGQFVPETLMYAVKELEEVYEASKKDEEFQEELNYYLKQYVGRENPLYFAERLTDKIGGAKIYLKREDLNHTGAHKINNTIGQILLAKKMGKNKVVAETGAGQHGVATATVAALFGMECTVFMGSVDVARQSLNVFRMELLGAKVVSVTSGSETLKDAVNEALRFWVANVEDTHYVMGSVLGPHPFPEIVRDYQSIIGIEARRQILEAEQKLPDAVVACVGGGSNAMGIFYPFINDQVALIGVEAAGLGLETESHAATINKGKTGVLHGAMMKLLQDENGQILEAFSISAGLDYPGLGPEHCHLNDIDRATYASVTDQEALDAFELLCQTEGIIPALESAHAISHAVKVAKELGKEKQIIVCLSGRGDKDVQQIKALFEQGDNK is encoded by the coding sequence ATGTATAAACAACCAATTGAAGGATTTTATGGTGAATTTGGCGGACAGTTTGTCCCAGAAACATTGATGTATGCAGTAAAAGAGTTAGAAGAAGTCTATGAAGCATCAAAAAAAGACGAAGAATTTCAAGAGGAATTAAATTATTATCTAAAACAATATGTTGGAAGAGAAAATCCTCTGTATTTTGCTGAGCGATTAACAGACAAAATTGGCGGAGCGAAGATCTATTTAAAACGAGAAGATTTAAACCATACAGGTGCACATAAGATCAATAATACGATCGGACAAATTTTATTAGCTAAAAAAATGGGCAAAAACAAAGTCGTTGCTGAAACTGGTGCTGGTCAGCATGGAGTAGCAACGGCAACTGTAGCCGCTCTGTTTGGAATGGAATGTACTGTTTTTATGGGTTCAGTGGATGTGGCTCGTCAATCATTGAATGTTTTTCGTATGGAATTATTAGGTGCTAAAGTGGTAAGTGTGACGTCTGGAAGTGAGACATTAAAAGATGCCGTGAATGAAGCTTTACGGTTTTGGGTTGCTAATGTCGAGGATACCCATTATGTGATGGGTTCAGTTTTAGGGCCGCATCCATTTCCTGAAATTGTTCGTGATTACCAAAGTATCATTGGCATCGAGGCACGACGTCAGATTTTAGAAGCAGAACAAAAATTGCCAGATGCAGTTGTCGCTTGTGTGGGTGGCGGCAGCAATGCGATGGGGATTTTTTATCCTTTTATCAATGATCAGGTGGCGTTGATCGGAGTAGAAGCAGCAGGTTTAGGTTTAGAGACAGAGTCACATGCAGCAACGATCAATAAAGGAAAAACAGGTGTACTGCACGGAGCGATGATGAAGCTGCTTCAAGATGAGAACGGCCAAATCTTAGAAGCCTTTTCGATTTCAGCCGGCTTGGATTATCCTGGATTAGGTCCAGAGCACTGCCATTTAAATGATATCGATCGTGCCACGTATGCTTCTGTCACAGATCAAGAAGCACTGGACGCTTTTGAATTACTATGTCAAACGGAAGGGATCATTCCCGCGTTAGAAAGTGCTCATGCCATTAGTCATGCGGTGAAAGTGGCGAAGGAACTTGGAAAAGAGAAACAAATCATCGTATGTCTTTCAGGGCGTGGGGATAAAGATGTACAGCAGATCAAAGCATTGTTCGAACAGGGGGATAACAAATGA
- a CDS encoding anthranilate synthase component II, whose protein sequence is MILLIDNYDSFTYNLAHLLGSSRKVVVARNDDDQLLELARQAKAIVISPGPGTPAETGDVKKVIHAFYQQKPILGICLGHQTIGEVFGAQVVLAEEIRHGKQSMITTESESHLFKDVASEVPVMRYHSLVIDPSTLSKEFIISATAKDDQEIMAIEHQKYPLFGLQFHPESIGTPIGEKIIQNFIQSMEDYDYETTT, encoded by the coding sequence ATGATTCTATTGATCGATAATTATGATTCATTTACTTATAATTTAGCCCATTTATTAGGTAGTTCAAGAAAGGTCGTAGTTGCTAGAAACGATGATGATCAGCTCCTTGAATTAGCAAGGCAGGCGAAAGCTATCGTGATTTCGCCAGGACCAGGGACACCAGCAGAAACAGGGGACGTGAAAAAAGTGATTCATGCATTTTATCAGCAAAAACCTATTTTGGGTATTTGTTTAGGGCATCAGACGATTGGCGAGGTATTTGGCGCTCAAGTTGTTTTAGCTGAAGAAATTCGTCACGGTAAGCAATCGATGATCACTACAGAATCAGAAAGCCATCTCTTTAAAGATGTTGCATCTGAGGTACCAGTGATGCGTTATCATTCGTTAGTGATCGATCCAAGTACACTTTCAAAGGAATTTATCATTTCTGCAACAGCTAAAGATGATCAAGAAATCATGGCGATCGAGCATCAAAAATATCCCCTTTTTGGACTACAGTTTCATCCTGAATCGATCGGTACACCTATAGGAGAGAAAATCATTCAAAATTTTATTCAATCAATGGAGGACTATGACTATGAAACGACTACTTGA
- a CDS encoding isoprenylcysteine carboxylmethyltransferase family protein, which produces MIYLSFLLFASIRLLFLRYSIKQEKALIAAGGVEYGEKVSFLLAIIHTIIYFSAFFEGIIRKIRLDSISVIGLLLIGLSYAVLVYIIHLLGKFWTVKLMIASDHVYIDHWLFRKVKHPNYFFNLIPELIGIILFFHAWLTGIIGLPIYMIILMLRIKEENEVNKQFKRNI; this is translated from the coding sequence ATGATTTATTTGTCATTTTTATTATTTGCAAGCATTAGGTTGCTATTTTTGAGGTATTCAATCAAACAAGAAAAAGCACTTATAGCTGCTGGTGGCGTTGAATATGGGGAAAAAGTTTCTTTTCTACTAGCAATTATCCACACAATTATTTATTTTTCTGCCTTTTTTGAAGGGATCATAAGAAAGATACGTTTAGATTCGATTAGTGTAATAGGGCTGTTATTGATTGGGCTTTCGTATGCTGTTTTAGTTTACATTATTCATTTACTTGGGAAATTTTGGACGGTCAAACTGATGATTGCGAGTGACCATGTCTACATTGATCATTGGCTATTTAGGAAGGTCAAGCATCCAAATTATTTTTTTAATCTTATTCCTGAATTAATAGGAATAATCCTATTCTTCCATGCTTGGTTGACAGGGATTATCGGCTTACCTATTTATATGATTATTCTTATGTTGAGAATCAAAGAAGAAAATGAAGTGAATAAGCAATTTAAAAGGAATATATGA
- the trpC gene encoding indole-3-glycerol phosphate synthase TrpC codes for MDFLDQILSEKRQETAQMTKEKLQPLRQTISFYERVNAQPERMHIIGEVKRASPSKGAINLGVDILEQAKAYEQAGVTAISVLTDESFFKGSIEDLRQIAAQVNIPVLCKDFIIDEKQLIRARNAGATIVLLIVAALSYAELEQLYTQALALDLEVLVEVHDEQELIIAEKLGAVLIGVNNRNLKTFEVSLEVSQTLGEKQTTQAVYISESGFSNQEQAERVKERYQAILVGEGLMRQNDPKSKVKELQVKR; via the coding sequence ATGGATTTTTTAGATCAGATTCTTAGTGAAAAAAGACAAGAAACGGCACAAATGACCAAAGAAAAACTGCAGCCACTTCGTCAAACTATCTCTTTCTATGAGCGAGTAAATGCACAGCCTGAACGAATGCATATCATTGGAGAAGTCAAACGTGCTTCGCCATCCAAAGGTGCAATCAATTTAGGAGTCGATATTCTTGAACAGGCGAAAGCTTATGAGCAGGCCGGTGTCACGGCTATTTCAGTCCTTACCGATGAAAGCTTCTTTAAAGGTTCGATCGAAGATTTACGGCAAATAGCCGCTCAGGTGAATATACCAGTTTTATGTAAAGACTTTATTATTGATGAAAAACAATTGATTCGTGCACGGAATGCAGGAGCAACCATCGTTTTATTGATCGTTGCTGCACTATCATATGCTGAACTCGAACAGCTTTACACACAAGCGCTGGCATTAGATCTAGAAGTGCTGGTCGAGGTTCATGATGAGCAGGAACTGATCATTGCTGAAAAGCTAGGTGCAGTACTGATAGGGGTCAACAATCGCAACTTGAAAACATTTGAGGTTTCTCTTGAAGTCAGTCAAACACTAGGAGAAAAACAAACAACACAAGCAGTTTACATTAGCGAATCCGGTTTCTCTAATCAGGAACAGGCAGAACGAGTGAAAGAAAGATACCAGGCAATTTTAGTGGGTGAAGGATTGATGCGCCAAAATGATCCTAAGTCAAAAGTTAAGGAATTGCAGGTGAAACGATGA
- the lepB gene encoding signal peptidase I — MKNKHPYLYTVIQLAVAVAFVVFLRKVVLTPVEVIGISMEPTYHESDRLWQSSLIKPQRFDTATFPSPRNGKRIVKRIIGLPGETVRIENDQLYIDDKPYDEPYLDEAKAKLTDGKPLTKDFSLNTIEVGADTVVPDGHFFVLGDNRRRADDSRYFGFVDQKDIYGVVYFRYYPLNKIGLQ, encoded by the coding sequence ATGAAGAATAAGCATCCCTATTTATACACCGTGATCCAGCTAGCTGTTGCCGTTGCATTTGTTGTATTTCTTAGAAAAGTTGTCTTGACTCCTGTAGAAGTTATCGGTATTTCTATGGAGCCAACATATCATGAATCGGATCGTTTATGGCAATCGTCGTTGATCAAGCCCCAGCGTTTTGACACGGCGACATTCCCTAGTCCCCGCAATGGCAAACGAATCGTCAAACGGATCATCGGACTTCCGGGTGAAACAGTCCGCATCGAAAATGATCAGCTCTATATTGATGATAAGCCCTATGATGAACCTTATTTAGATGAGGCAAAAGCAAAATTAACAGATGGAAAACCCTTAACAAAAGACTTTTCTCTAAATACAATAGAAGTTGGTGCTGATACAGTCGTTCCTGATGGCCATTTTTTTGTTCTAGGGGATAACCGAAGACGTGCCGATGATAGTCGTTACTTTGGTTTTGTCGATCAAAAGGATATTTATGGGGTCGTTTATTTCCGCTATTATCCGCTGAATAAAATTGGTTTACAATAA